A portion of the Deinococcus peraridilitoris DSM 19664 genome contains these proteins:
- a CDS encoding phosphotransferase: MRVKLMLVRHGEAHAVTLGSWAPENQEFTPAALRRQVLHLTGIDTILLHDGGLSLGIHAGPVVMESLGAWPSLPGWQLDEVCAVPNARPWQRAGWFAEVRAWMDAVLAQHNETRLGEVEQVSTYDFACVLRAATSGGVVYFKAVYRGREAAVTREVLLRWPAGLPEILATDPARGWLLSRDGGRRLHEEANFEIWVEAAEGLARAHRILDAPALGCPVVALQELPVQADALFRDAEGLRDAGLSAEQVTQLVRLLPRLEQARRRLAVLKLELTACHGDAHPMNALYGPRGAVWFDWNEAHVGHPLLDAGWFLAWLMHPARHTLPVRQAYPDSGLALWRAFLQASRIRGAEYLLGDAVLLAVLMRALRFHEHARVFAGTVPGWRPQGVSYFLRWLLREAS, encoded by the coding sequence TTGCGCGTAAAGCTCATGCTGGTCCGTCATGGTGAAGCCCACGCCGTGACGCTCGGCAGCTGGGCTCCGGAGAATCAGGAATTCACCCCCGCTGCACTTCGGCGTCAGGTGCTGCACCTGACGGGGATAGACACCATCTTGTTGCACGATGGCGGCCTGAGCCTTGGCATTCACGCGGGGCCGGTCGTAATGGAAAGTCTGGGTGCGTGGCCGTCCCTGCCCGGCTGGCAGCTGGACGAAGTGTGTGCGGTACCGAACGCCCGGCCCTGGCAGCGCGCTGGCTGGTTCGCCGAGGTTCGCGCATGGATGGACGCGGTACTGGCCCAGCACAACGAGACGCGGCTGGGCGAAGTGGAGCAGGTCAGCACCTACGACTTTGCGTGCGTGCTGCGTGCCGCAACAAGCGGCGGGGTGGTGTACTTCAAAGCCGTTTACCGGGGACGCGAGGCCGCAGTGACCCGTGAGGTGTTGCTCCGGTGGCCCGCCGGTCTGCCCGAGATTCTCGCGACGGATCCCGCCCGTGGCTGGCTGCTTTCCCGTGACGGCGGGCGACGCCTGCACGAGGAAGCCAACTTCGAGATATGGGTCGAGGCTGCCGAAGGGCTCGCGCGGGCGCACCGCATCCTTGACGCGCCCGCACTAGGCTGCCCGGTCGTTGCGTTGCAGGAGCTGCCTGTTCAAGCCGACGCCCTGTTCCGTGACGCCGAAGGGCTGCGTGACGCCGGCCTGAGTGCGGAGCAGGTGACACAACTCGTGCGCTTGCTTCCGCGCCTTGAGCAGGCGAGGCGGCGGCTGGCCGTTCTGAAGCTGGAACTGACCGCCTGCCATGGAGACGCGCATCCCATGAACGCCCTGTACGGCCCTCGGGGTGCGGTGTGGTTCGACTGGAACGAGGCCCACGTCGGTCACCCGCTGCTCGATGCGGGCTGGTTTCTGGCGTGGCTGATGCACCCCGCAAGACATACCTTGCCGGTCCGTCAGGCTTATCCGGACAGCGGACTTGCGTTGTGGCGGGCCTTTCTGCAGGCCAGCAGGATTCGTGGGGCCGAGTACCTGCTGGGTGACGCCGTGCTGCTGGCAGTGCTGATGCGCGCCTTGCGCTTTCATGAGCACGCCCGGGTCTTTGCCGGGACTGTGCCCGGCTGGCGCCCACAGGGCGTGTCCTACTTTCTTCGGTGGCTGCTGCGCGAAGCGTCCTGA
- a CDS encoding ABC transporter ATP-binding protein yields MKDGRGWKSSERPPAPPASPGMRARDLQETLRLVWRASPRHSFTFAATSLLASGLPAANLYISKLLIDEVARAASGRVTFDSLLSLLALQVALGILGSVLSTVQNAARELLGDALQHNISRRILDKASGLSVDLFENAETYDKLQQAYREVGSRPLGVATQLVGLAGAAVTLTSVGALMAQLGAFVLPLVLLASLPAVWVSSRFGVENYRMLRWQTHDARVQNYLGSVLTSDTLVKEVRLFGFEPYLLGRWRDYYLGFRRQLEDIIRRRSLWGFLASFVSALLIGVASALILWRASRGQISVGDFSLFVLGITQVQGQVGNLLSGVTGVYQNLLYMRNLYEFLELPARDLDAGESWQEKVHTVEFQDVGFRYPLTERDVLTGVSFTVRRGEALALVGENGAGKTTIVKLLTGLFQPTSGRILLNGQDAARFSPRSIEREMSIIFQDFGQYQMSARENVALAEVARLNDAPGVERAVERAGAAFVDTLPKGLETPLGRLFQGGRQLSGGQWQRLALARLYFRDASVLVFDEPTAALDAKAEFETIEALRAQTRDRITLLISHRFSTVRLADQIIVLDGGRIVEAGSHTQLLALDGKYADLYRLQARGYAEEGR; encoded by the coding sequence ATGAAAGATGGCCGGGGGTGGAAAAGCAGCGAACGCCCACCCGCACCCCCAGCCTCGCCGGGCATGCGTGCACGTGACCTGCAGGAAACACTCCGGCTGGTCTGGCGTGCCAGCCCGCGGCACAGCTTCACCTTTGCGGCCACCAGCCTGCTCGCCTCCGGGTTACCGGCGGCCAACCTGTACATCAGCAAACTCCTCATCGACGAAGTCGCGCGGGCCGCCTCGGGCCGCGTGACCTTCGACTCCCTGCTGTCGCTGCTTGCGCTGCAGGTGGCCCTGGGCATCCTGGGAAGCGTGCTGTCCACGGTCCAGAATGCGGCGCGTGAGTTGCTGGGTGACGCTTTGCAGCACAACATCAGCCGCCGCATTCTCGATAAGGCTTCCGGGTTGAGTGTCGACCTTTTCGAGAACGCCGAAACCTACGACAAATTGCAGCAGGCCTACCGTGAGGTCGGCTCGCGGCCCCTGGGCGTCGCTACGCAGCTCGTGGGGCTGGCAGGCGCGGCCGTGACACTCACCTCGGTGGGCGCCCTGATGGCGCAGCTTGGGGCCTTCGTGTTGCCGCTGGTGCTGTTGGCGAGCCTGCCGGCCGTGTGGGTCTCGAGCCGTTTCGGCGTGGAAAATTACCGCATGCTGCGCTGGCAGACGCACGACGCGCGAGTGCAGAACTACCTGGGCAGCGTCCTGACCTCGGACACCCTGGTCAAGGAGGTGCGACTTTTTGGCTTCGAGCCCTACCTGCTGGGCCGCTGGCGTGACTACTACCTCGGGTTTCGCCGTCAGCTGGAGGACATCATTCGCCGGCGTTCGTTGTGGGGTTTCCTTGCTTCGTTCGTTTCTGCCCTGCTGATCGGCGTGGCAAGCGCGCTGATTCTCTGGCGCGCTTCGCGGGGACAGATCAGCGTGGGCGACTTCAGCCTGTTCGTGCTGGGCATCACGCAGGTGCAGGGACAGGTCGGCAACCTGTTGAGCGGAGTGACCGGGGTGTACCAGAACCTGCTCTACATGCGCAACCTCTATGAGTTTCTCGAATTGCCTGCCCGCGATCTGGACGCCGGGGAATCCTGGCAGGAGAAGGTGCACACCGTCGAATTCCAGGACGTGGGGTTTCGCTACCCGCTGACCGAGCGTGATGTGCTGACGGGTGTCAGCTTCACGGTGCGTCGTGGTGAGGCCCTTGCCCTGGTCGGTGAGAACGGCGCCGGCAAGACCACCATCGTCAAATTGCTGACGGGCCTGTTTCAGCCTACCTCGGGGCGAATTCTGCTCAACGGTCAGGACGCCGCGCGCTTCAGCCCGCGCAGCATCGAGCGTGAGATGAGCATCATCTTTCAGGATTTCGGGCAGTACCAGATGAGCGCACGCGAAAACGTGGCCCTGGCCGAAGTGGCGCGCCTGAACGACGCGCCGGGCGTGGAGCGCGCCGTGGAACGCGCGGGCGCCGCCTTCGTCGACACCTTGCCCAAAGGACTGGAGACCCCGCTGGGACGCCTGTTTCAGGGGGGGCGCCAGCTGTCGGGCGGGCAGTGGCAGCGCCTCGCCCTGGCGCGGCTGTATTTTCGTGACGCGAGCGTGCTGGTCTTCGACGAACCGACTGCGGCACTCGACGCCAAGGCCGAGTTCGAGACCATCGAGGCCCTGCGGGCCCAGACGCGTGACCGCATCACGCTGCTGATCTCGCACCGCTTCTCGACGGTGCGGCTGGCCGATCAGATCATCGTGCTGGACGGCGGGCGGATCGTGGAGGCCGGCAGTCACACGCAGCTGCTGGCCTTGGATGGCAAGTATGCGGACCTGTACCGGTTGCAGGCCCGTGGATATGCCGAGGAAGGCCGGTAA
- a CDS encoding tRNA (cytidine(34)-2'-O)-methyltransferase, with the protein MSENRSPQRPTAPLHVVLFEPENGGNVGNVARTCAVLGAQLHLIRPFGFRLHDPQFRRAGMDYLRSVELLEYASWTVFQASLPPGARLFGFSARTEQRYTDVHYQPGDYLVFGPESRGLPDWLREMLQLVTLPMPGAGRSLNLAVAAGIGAYEAMRHIEGW; encoded by the coding sequence ATGAGCGAGAACCGTTCCCCACAGAGGCCGACGGCGCCGCTGCACGTGGTGCTGTTCGAACCCGAAAACGGCGGTAATGTCGGCAATGTCGCCCGAACTTGCGCCGTGCTGGGCGCGCAGCTCCACCTGATCCGCCCGTTTGGTTTCCGGCTGCACGATCCGCAGTTCCGCCGGGCAGGCATGGATTATCTGCGCAGCGTGGAGCTGCTGGAGTACGCCAGCTGGACCGTCTTTCAGGCTTCGCTGCCACCGGGCGCACGCCTGTTCGGTTTCTCGGCGCGCACCGAGCAGCGCTACACCGACGTGCACTACCAGCCGGGTGATTATCTGGTGTTCGGACCCGAATCTCGCGGTTTGCCTGACTGGCTGCGTGAAATGCTGCAGCTGGTCACCTTGCCGATGCCAGGAGCGGGCCGCAGCCTCAACCTGGCGGTCGCGGCAGGGATCGGGGCGTACGAAGCGATGCGTCACATCGAAGGATGGTGA
- the hemL gene encoding glutamate-1-semialdehyde 2,1-aminomutase, which yields MTSLPQTSISDTLFERAKKVIPGGVNSPVRAFRAVGGSPRFIERAEGAYLIDKDGHALIDYIGSWGPMILGHNHPAVREAISEALAGGTSFGAPNEREVELAELVTRLTKTEKVRFVSSGTEATMSALRLARGVTGRDLIVKFRGNYHGHADGLLVEAGSGLLTNAEHLGAGAPSSAGVPAAYAALTLVVEYNDPEGLDALMQLRGHEIAAVIFEPVVGNAGVLIPTPEFRAALHRVKSHGALLIADEVMTGFRLSLRGACGLLGLQSDLTCWGKIIGGGLPVGAYGGRAELMDFVSPQGPVYQAGTLSGNPLAMAAGLATLRELERDEGLYVRLETYTSALADGLRAAAGEAGVPLQVNQIGSMLTAFFGDGEVSRFAHAAQADTAAFAAWFRGLLERGVYWAPSQFESIFVSGAHGERELESTLSAARAAFALSRTA from the coding sequence GTGACGTCCTTACCGCAAACTTCCATTTCCGATACGCTGTTCGAGCGCGCCAAGAAAGTCATACCAGGCGGCGTCAATTCCCCGGTGCGGGCCTTCAGGGCAGTGGGCGGTTCTCCCCGCTTCATCGAGCGCGCCGAGGGCGCCTACCTGATCGACAAGGACGGCCACGCCCTGATCGACTACATCGGCTCGTGGGGGCCGATGATCCTGGGCCACAACCACCCTGCCGTACGCGAAGCCATCAGTGAAGCGCTGGCAGGTGGCACCAGCTTCGGCGCGCCCAACGAGCGCGAAGTCGAGCTGGCCGAACTCGTCACCCGCCTGACGAAGACCGAGAAAGTGCGTTTCGTCTCCAGCGGCACCGAGGCCACCATGAGCGCCTTGCGTCTCGCACGTGGGGTGACCGGGCGCGACCTGATCGTCAAGTTTCGCGGCAATTACCACGGACATGCCGACGGCCTGCTGGTTGAGGCCGGCAGCGGTCTGCTGACCAACGCCGAGCACCTCGGTGCCGGGGCACCATCCTCGGCAGGCGTGCCCGCCGCTTACGCGGCCCTGACCCTCGTGGTGGAGTACAACGACCCCGAGGGCCTCGACGCCCTGATGCAGCTTCGCGGCCACGAGATTGCTGCCGTGATCTTTGAACCGGTGGTCGGCAACGCGGGCGTGCTGATTCCCACGCCCGAGTTTCGCGCGGCGCTGCACCGCGTCAAATCGCACGGCGCCCTGCTGATCGCCGACGAGGTCATGACCGGCTTCCGGCTGTCGCTGCGTGGCGCCTGTGGGCTGCTGGGTCTGCAGAGCGACCTGACCTGCTGGGGCAAGATCATCGGTGGCGGTCTGCCGGTCGGCGCCTACGGCGGACGCGCCGAGCTGATGGACTTCGTCAGTCCGCAGGGTCCCGTCTACCAGGCGGGCACCCTCAGTGGCAACCCGCTCGCCATGGCGGCAGGCCTCGCCACCCTGCGTGAGCTGGAACGCGATGAGGGCCTTTATGTGCGCCTCGAAACCTACACCAGCGCTCTTGCAGACGGTCTGCGGGCAGCTGCAGGCGAGGCAGGTGTGCCCCTGCAGGTCAACCAGATCGGCTCGATGCTCACCGCCTTTTTTGGCGATGGTGAGGTTTCGCGCTTCGCCCACGCGGCGCAGGCGGACACTGCGGCGTTCGCCGCCTGGTTCCGGGGACTGCTGGAACGCGGCGTGTACTGGGCACCCAGCCAGTTCGAAAGCATCTTCGTGAGTGGCGCGCACGGCGAGCGTGAGCTCGAATCGACGCTCAGCGCGGCGCGCGCAGCCTTTGCCCTGTCGAGGACGGCATGA
- a CDS encoding CoA-binding protein → MKELTTIPEIVQVLEESKVVAVVGFHRDPMKPAHYVPEYLSRQGYSVIPVNPTLAARGESFFGCKAVATLADIHEHVDVVEVFRRSDKVSEHLNDILSMRPLPKTVWMQQGIENREVADALIKAGIQVVQNRCMLADHRHYC, encoded by the coding sequence ATGAAAGAATTGACCACCATTCCCGAAATCGTGCAGGTCCTGGAGGAGAGCAAGGTCGTGGCCGTGGTGGGCTTTCACCGCGATCCCATGAAGCCCGCGCACTACGTTCCCGAGTACCTGTCCCGCCAGGGTTACAGCGTCATTCCGGTCAATCCTACCCTGGCGGCGCGCGGCGAAAGTTTCTTCGGTTGCAAGGCTGTCGCGACGCTGGCCGACATTCATGAACACGTGGATGTCGTGGAGGTCTTTCGCCGCTCGGACAAGGTAAGCGAACACCTCAACGACATTCTCAGCATGCGCCCGCTGCCAAAGACCGTGTGGATGCAGCAGGGCATCGAGAACCGCGAGGTGGCCGACGCCCTCATCAAGGCGGGCATTCAGGTGGTGCAGAACCGCTGTATGCTGGCCGATCACCGTCATTACTGCTGA
- a CDS encoding DUF4384 domain-containing protein yields MKNLLTLSALALVSGAIAQPRISPQSIIVNPTPTELSVRVWTNKDTSGNQTPDYRVGEKITLFTTVNQDAYVYLFNVNPDGSIDQILPNRYQSGQNFLRGGTTKQFPAQGDNFTFDISGQAGLNKVLALASKTQLNLDQISQFRADQQNQGFATVTVRGQDNFARALSIVVNPVPQNAWTTDVALYSTVTGQAQAPARGGVNVASNVQGTVFLNDREVGQTGSTFANITPGTYRVRVSAPGYADYTTTVTVRAGATLNVSAALQAEKVPLRIVSNVENARIFVDGREAGTIRDRDLTVNLERGDYEITVIAPGHRASVQTVQVRNAGNLTVNLSRVR; encoded by the coding sequence ATGAAGAACCTGCTTACCCTGAGCGCCCTCGCGCTCGTCAGCGGCGCCATCGCGCAACCCCGCATCAGCCCGCAGAGCATCATCGTGAACCCCACCCCCACCGAACTGTCGGTCCGTGTCTGGACCAACAAGGACACCTCGGGCAACCAGACCCCCGATTACCGTGTGGGCGAAAAGATCACGCTCTTCACCACCGTCAATCAGGACGCCTACGTTTACCTGTTCAACGTCAACCCTGACGGCAGCATCGATCAGATTCTGCCCAACCGCTACCAGAGCGGCCAGAATTTCCTGCGCGGCGGCACCACCAAGCAGTTCCCCGCTCAGGGCGACAATTTCACCTTCGACATCAGCGGTCAGGCGGGCCTGAACAAGGTGCTGGCGCTCGCCAGCAAGACCCAGCTGAATCTCGACCAGATCAGCCAGTTTCGCGCCGACCAGCAGAACCAGGGCTTTGCCACGGTGACCGTGCGCGGCCAGGACAACTTCGCCCGGGCGCTCTCGATCGTCGTGAATCCTGTGCCGCAAAACGCCTGGACCACGGACGTGGCGCTCTACAGCACCGTCACCGGTCAGGCTCAGGCTCCCGCCCGTGGTGGCGTGAATGTGGCCTCGAACGTACAGGGCACCGTGTTCCTCAATGACCGCGAAGTCGGCCAGACCGGCAGTACCTTCGCAAACATCACGCCCGGCACCTACCGCGTGCGTGTCAGTGCTCCCGGCTACGCCGACTACACCACCACCGTCACCGTCCGCGCAGGTGCCACGCTCAACGTCAGCGCCGCCCTGCAGGCCGAAAAAGTGCCACTGCGCATCGTGAGCAACGTCGAGAACGCGCGGATCTTCGTGGACGGCCGCGAAGCCGGCACCATCCGTGACCGCGACCTGACCGTCAACCTCGAACGCGGTGACTACGAGATCACCGTGATCGCTCCGGGTCACCGTGCCAGCGTGCAGACCGTGCAGGTACGCAACGCCGGCAACCTGACCGTCAACCTCAGCCGCGTGCGCTGA
- the ispF gene encoding 2-C-methyl-D-erythritol 2,4-cyclodiphosphate synthase: MLSYRIGYGEDAHRLEIGRPLILGGINVPQAPRGAAAHSDGDALLHALADALLSGLALGDIGQYFPDTDPAFQGLDSALILQRALELVRARGYVPANVALVVTLDRPKLGELRGEIAGNVARLLHLAPGEVGVSFKTSEDLASDHVQARVTVLLQRL, translated from the coding sequence ATGCTCTCTTACCGCATCGGATACGGCGAGGACGCGCACCGCCTGGAAATCGGCCGCCCCCTCATCCTGGGGGGTATCAACGTGCCGCAGGCGCCGCGCGGCGCGGCGGCGCACAGTGACGGGGACGCCCTGTTGCACGCGCTGGCCGACGCCCTGCTCTCCGGACTGGCTCTGGGAGACATCGGACAGTACTTTCCCGACACCGATCCGGCGTTTCAGGGTCTCGATAGCGCGCTGATCCTGCAGCGCGCGCTGGAACTGGTGCGCGCGCGCGGTTACGTTCCCGCCAATGTGGCCCTGGTGGTTACGCTCGACCGCCCCAAGTTGGGCGAACTGCGCGGTGAGATTGCCGGCAACGTGGCACGGTTGCTGCACCTGGCGCCAGGCGAGGTCGGCGTGTCCTTCAAGACCTCCGAGGATTTGGCCAGTGACCACGTTCAGGCGCGCGTGACGGTGCTGCTGCAGCGCCTATGA